In the genome of Streptomyces collinus, one region contains:
- the pfkB gene encoding 1-phosphofructokinase, whose translation MILTVTPNPSLDRTYEVPSLDRGEVIRATGERMDPGGKGVNVSRAVAAAGQRTVAVLPLGGAPGALVADLLDQQGIEVAPVPVAGATRSNIALAESDGVLTKINAPGPELSGAERELLLETVRRQSRDASWIACCGSLPRGLAPSWYAELVARAHAAGVRIALDTSGPALLAALRERPDVVKPNAEELAGAVGRPLATVGDAIKAAEELREMGARAVLASLGADGQLLVSDEGAWFGSARVAAVRSNVGAGDSSLAGFLIAGGNGPEALASAVAHGAAAVQLPGSVMPTPSDLDPAAVTVTAEVPADRVLKEPVS comes from the coding sequence ATGATCCTCACCGTCACCCCCAACCCGTCCCTGGACCGCACCTACGAGGTGCCGTCCCTCGACCGCGGCGAGGTCATCCGCGCCACCGGCGAGCGGATGGACCCGGGCGGCAAGGGCGTGAACGTCTCGCGCGCCGTCGCCGCGGCGGGGCAGCGCACGGTGGCGGTCCTGCCCCTGGGCGGCGCCCCGGGCGCCCTCGTCGCCGACCTGCTCGACCAGCAGGGCATCGAGGTCGCGCCCGTTCCCGTCGCCGGGGCCACCCGCTCCAACATCGCCCTCGCCGAGTCCGACGGCGTCCTGACGAAGATCAACGCCCCCGGGCCCGAACTCTCCGGCGCCGAACGGGAACTGCTCCTGGAGACCGTGCGCCGGCAGTCCCGCGACGCCTCCTGGATCGCCTGCTGCGGCAGCCTCCCCCGCGGTCTCGCCCCCTCCTGGTACGCCGAGCTGGTCGCCCGCGCGCACGCCGCCGGGGTCCGGATCGCCCTGGACACCTCCGGGCCCGCGCTCCTCGCCGCCCTGCGCGAGCGGCCGGACGTGGTCAAGCCGAACGCCGAGGAACTCGCCGGAGCCGTCGGCCGTCCCCTCGCCACCGTCGGCGACGCGATCAAGGCCGCCGAGGAACTGCGCGAGATGGGCGCCCGGGCCGTTCTCGCGAGCCTCGGCGCCGACGGGCAGCTGCTCGTCTCCGACGAGGGCGCCTGGTTCGGCAGCGCCCGGGTGGCCGCGGTCCGCAGCAACGTGGGCGCCGGCGACTCCTCCCTCGCCGGCTTTCTGATCGCCGGAGGCAACGGCCCCGAGGCCCTCGCCTCCGCGGTCGCCCACGGCGCGGCGGCCGTCCAGCTCCCCGGCAGCGTCATGCCGACACCGAGCGACCTGGACCCGGCGGCGGTGACGGTCACCGCCGAGGTCCCGGCCGACCGTGTGCTGAAGGAGCCGGTGTCATGA
- a CDS encoding TetR/AcrR family transcriptional regulator, with the protein MSSTTPTPPSPTLTERRKAETRMEIARAAAGLFVRHGLRATRAEDIAQAAGIAPRTFYRYFATKEEAVAPLYAAGAQRWVEAVRAAPAEAGVLRALEQGVRHTLTPGVGVSASSWEWIRALLRLAETTPSLRRVWAEVCQASERLLGEVLAERVTRAGTPGTSGVTAVPGGGDNVAAAGEPPAATPELRFAAAVASAAVRAALEAWAAGDGPVEGADGPAELALRNLAALRDFPWGP; encoded by the coding sequence GTGAGCAGCACCACCCCGACCCCGCCTTCGCCCACGCTGACCGAGCGGCGGAAGGCCGAGACACGTATGGAGATCGCCCGGGCGGCGGCCGGCCTCTTCGTACGGCACGGCCTGCGCGCCACCCGCGCGGAGGACATCGCCCAGGCCGCGGGGATCGCCCCGCGCACCTTCTACCGGTACTTCGCCACCAAGGAGGAGGCCGTCGCCCCGCTCTACGCGGCGGGCGCCCAGCGCTGGGTGGAGGCAGTGCGTGCCGCTCCCGCCGAGGCCGGGGTCCTGCGGGCCCTGGAGCAGGGGGTGCGCCACACCCTCACCCCGGGCGTCGGCGTCTCGGCGTCGTCCTGGGAGTGGATCCGCGCGCTGCTGCGCCTGGCCGAGACGACCCCGTCCCTGCGCAGGGTGTGGGCGGAGGTGTGCCAGGCGTCCGAGCGGCTGCTGGGGGAGGTGCTGGCGGAACGGGTGACACGTGCAGGCACACCCGGGACGTCCGGCGTGACCGCGGTGCCCGGGGGCGGCGACAACGTTGCCGCCGCGGGTGAGCCACCCGCGGCCACCCCAGAGCTGCGCTTCGCCGCCGCCGTGGCGAGCGCCGCCGTCCGTGCCGCGCTGGAGGCCTGGGCCGCGGGGGACGGGCCCGTAGAGGGCGCGGACGGTCCGGCGGAACTCGCCCTGCGCAATCTCGCGGCCCTGCGGGACTTCCCCTGGGGGCCGTGA
- a CDS encoding MFS transporter codes for MNSTDTTLGTAGGGTDRRRWFALAIVMTAAFMDLVDVTIVNIAIPSIQREAGASFSQIQWITAGYALAFAAGLITGGRLGDIHGRKRIFLVGIGGFTVASALCGLAVNPEMLVASRFLQGGMAALMVPQVLSIVHATFPAHERGKVFGLFGAVVGLGAVSGPLLGALLTEWNLFGWEWRSIFLINLPVGVAGLILGSRFISESKAPRALKLDLVGVALVTLGLLMLLYPLIRGRELDWPVWGYVSMAGSLVVLAALVAYEKRKAARDGSPLVELSLFKVKSFAAGIAVQTVFGVALGVFFLVWTLYMQFGLGWSPLKAGLTGVPFSIAVSVAAGMSVQKLVPRFGRKVLQAGALVMGAGVLLYIWESGHYGLDIAPWQMALPLVVMGVGMGLIVAPLTDAILSEVPREHAGSASGLINTVQQMGNALGLGLVSVVFFGTISDHLRPEQVGPAFADAFQNALGWVAGVMGAIFLLMFALPKRPAQHVEGEQAPVAEKEPALA; via the coding sequence ATGAACTCCACCGACACCACCCTCGGCACGGCGGGCGGCGGGACCGACCGCCGGCGCTGGTTCGCCCTCGCGATCGTGATGACCGCGGCCTTCATGGATCTCGTCGACGTGACGATCGTCAACATCGCCATCCCCTCGATCCAGCGGGAGGCGGGCGCGTCCTTCAGCCAGATCCAGTGGATCACCGCCGGTTACGCCCTCGCCTTCGCTGCCGGGCTGATCACCGGCGGACGGCTCGGTGACATCCACGGGCGCAAGCGGATCTTCCTCGTCGGGATCGGCGGGTTCACGGTCGCCTCCGCGCTCTGCGGTCTCGCGGTGAACCCGGAGATGCTGGTCGCCTCGCGGTTCCTGCAGGGCGGCATGGCGGCGCTGATGGTGCCGCAGGTGCTGTCGATCGTGCACGCCACCTTCCCCGCGCACGAACGGGGCAAGGTGTTCGGGCTGTTCGGCGCGGTCGTCGGCCTCGGGGCCGTGTCCGGTCCGCTGCTGGGCGCACTGCTGACCGAGTGGAATCTGTTCGGCTGGGAGTGGCGGTCGATCTTCCTGATCAACCTGCCGGTGGGTGTCGCCGGCCTGATCCTCGGCAGCCGTTTCATCAGCGAGTCGAAGGCGCCGCGCGCCCTGAAGCTGGACCTGGTGGGCGTCGCGCTGGTGACGCTGGGCCTGCTGATGTTGCTCTACCCTCTCATCCGCGGCCGCGAGCTGGACTGGCCGGTGTGGGGGTACGTCTCGATGGCCGGCTCGCTCGTCGTCCTCGCGGCGCTGGTGGCGTACGAGAAGCGCAAGGCCGCGCGGGACGGCTCCCCGCTGGTCGAGCTGTCGCTGTTCAAGGTCAAGAGCTTCGCGGCCGGGATCGCCGTGCAGACCGTCTTCGGGGTCGCGCTCGGCGTGTTCTTCCTGGTGTGGACGCTGTACATGCAGTTCGGGCTGGGCTGGAGCCCGCTGAAGGCCGGGCTGACCGGGGTGCCGTTCTCGATCGCCGTGTCGGTGGCGGCCGGGATGTCGGTGCAGAAGCTGGTGCCGCGCTTCGGCCGCAAGGTGCTCCAGGCGGGCGCGCTGGTGATGGGCGCCGGAGTGCTCCTCTACATCTGGGAGTCCGGGCACTACGGCCTGGACATAGCGCCCTGGCAGATGGCGCTCCCGCTCGTCGTCATGGGCGTGGGCATGGGCCTGATCGTCGCGCCGCTGACCGACGCGATCCTCTCGGAGGTGCCGCGCGAGCACGCCGGTTCGGCGTCCGGCCTGATCAACACCGTGCAGCAGATGGGCAACGCGCTGGGGCTCGGCCTGGTGTCGGTGGTGTTCTTCGGCACGATCTCCGACCATCTGCGGCCGGAGCAGGTCGGTCCGGCCTTCGCGGACGCCTTCCAGAACGCGCTCGGCTGGGTCGCCGGGGTGATGGGCGCCATCTTCCTGCTGATGTTCGCGCTGCCGAAGCGGCCCGCGCAGCATGTGGAGGGCGAGCAGGCACCGGTCGCGGAGAAGGAACCGGCGCTGGCCTGA
- a CDS encoding DeoR/GlpR family DNA-binding transcription regulator, with product MYAPERQQEILRLARDGGRVDVVSLAEEFQVTAETIRRDLKALDRAGLVRRVHGGAIPAGRLDFEPDLAERETTAADEKDGIAKAALAELPGEGTVILDAGTTVAKVAAALPLEASLTVVTHSLPIAARLADHPGIQLHLVGGRVRHRTRAAVDAWALRAYGEIRADVLFVAANGFSAEHGLTTPDLAEAAVKRAAVAAARRVVLLADSTKHGQEHFARFGDLSDVDLLITDSGLSPEDAVAIERGGTEVVRA from the coding sequence ATGTACGCACCGGAGCGGCAGCAGGAGATCCTCCGGCTCGCCCGTGACGGCGGCCGAGTGGATGTCGTGTCGCTGGCCGAGGAGTTCCAGGTGACGGCGGAGACGATCCGCCGGGATCTGAAGGCCCTCGACCGCGCCGGACTGGTCCGCCGGGTGCACGGCGGGGCCATCCCGGCCGGGCGCCTCGACTTCGAGCCGGACCTCGCCGAACGCGAGACGACCGCCGCCGACGAGAAGGACGGCATCGCCAAGGCCGCTCTCGCGGAACTGCCCGGTGAGGGCACGGTCATCCTCGACGCCGGGACGACGGTGGCCAAGGTGGCCGCCGCCCTCCCGCTGGAGGCCTCCCTCACCGTCGTCACGCACAGCCTCCCCATCGCGGCCCGCCTCGCCGACCACCCCGGCATCCAGCTCCACCTCGTCGGAGGGCGCGTACGGCACCGCACCCGCGCCGCCGTGGACGCCTGGGCGCTCAGGGCATACGGCGAGATCCGCGCCGACGTGCTGTTCGTGGCCGCCAACGGCTTCTCCGCCGAGCACGGTCTGACCACGCCCGACCTCGCCGAAGCCGCCGTGAAGCGCGCGGCCGTGGCCGCCGCCCGCCGGGTGGTGCTGCTCGCCGACTCCACCAAGCACGGCCAGGAGCACTTCGCCCGCTTCGGCGACCTGAGCGATGTGGACCTGCTGATCACCGACAGCGGGCTGAGCCCCGAAGACGCCGTCGCGATCGAGCGCGGCGGTACGGAAGTAGTGCGCGCATGA
- a CDS encoding helix-turn-helix transcriptional regulator codes for MTTDTPARLLTLLSLLQTPREWPGGELSERLGVSRRTVRRDIDRLRELGYPVQATKGADGGYRLVAGKAMPPLVLDDEEAVAIAVGLRAGAGHAVEGLDEASVRALAKLEQVLPGRLRHRVTTLQAATTPLTSGDGPSIAPETLTVMASTVAGHERLRFAYRAADGTESRRLTEPYRLVSTGRRWYLVAYDIDRDDWRTFRVDRVDEPFATGARFAPRELPTGSAAEYLRRSMQRQQPSYDFDVTFAAPAHFVAARVPHWLGTPEPLDDGSCRLRGSAGDVVQWVALRLAMLECDFVVHEPAELVTAVRELGARLSRAAGGRVAGGA; via the coding sequence ATGACGACGGACACTCCGGCTCGGCTTCTGACCCTCCTCTCCCTCCTCCAGACGCCCCGTGAATGGCCCGGCGGCGAGCTCTCCGAGCGGCTCGGGGTCTCCCGCCGCACGGTCCGGCGGGACATCGACCGGCTGCGTGAGCTGGGCTACCCCGTGCAGGCGACCAAGGGCGCCGACGGCGGCTACCGGCTGGTCGCCGGCAAGGCCATGCCGCCGCTCGTGCTCGACGACGAGGAGGCCGTGGCCATCGCGGTCGGGCTGCGCGCCGGGGCCGGGCACGCGGTGGAGGGCCTCGACGAGGCCTCGGTACGGGCGCTGGCCAAGCTGGAGCAGGTCCTGCCGGGCCGGCTGCGCCACCGCGTGACCACCCTCCAGGCCGCGACCACCCCGTTGACCAGCGGGGACGGGCCGAGCATCGCGCCCGAGACGCTGACCGTCATGGCCTCGACGGTGGCCGGGCACGAACGGCTCCGGTTCGCCTATCGGGCCGCCGACGGCACCGAGTCGCGGCGCCTGACGGAGCCGTACCGGCTGGTGTCGACGGGCCGCCGCTGGTATCTCGTGGCGTACGACATCGACCGCGACGACTGGCGCACGTTCCGCGTCGACCGGGTCGACGAGCCGTTCGCCACGGGCGCCCGGTTCGCACCGCGCGAACTGCCGACGGGGAGCGCGGCCGAGTACCTGCGGCGCTCGATGCAACGGCAGCAGCCGTCCTACGACTTCGACGTCACGTTCGCCGCACCGGCCCACTTCGTCGCCGCCCGGGTGCCCCACTGGCTGGGCACGCCCGAGCCGTTGGACGACGGCAGCTGCCGGCTGCGGGGGTCCGCCGGGGACGTAGTGCAGTGGGTGGCGCTCCGGCTGGCGATGCTGGAGTGCGACTTCGTGGTGCACGAACCTGCGGAACTCGTCACAGCAGTCAGGGAGTTGGGGGCACGGCTGAGCAGGGCGGCCGGCGGACGGGTCGCGGGCGGGGCGTGA